A stretch of DNA from Paenibacillus sp. FSL W8-0186:
GCGCCTTCATCCGCCGACAAAGGAAGAGATTTTGCAGCGGAAGCGGTATGAGAACATTCGTATCCCTGGGATGCATATTGGCGGATGGTTTGACCAGCTGGAGCAGGCGATTGTGAATAACTATTTGAAGGTTAAGGAGTTTGGCGGCTCGGAACGCGCCAAAACCTCTCAGCACCTGATGATCGGGCCGTGGGATCACGGGAGCGTGCGCTCATTTTTAGGCAATATGGAATTTGGCCCCACCTCAGCGAATGAGTCGGAACTAAGGCGGCATATCATTCAATTTTATGACCGATACCTCCTGGAACAAGAGGTGGACATTCCTGCTGTGCGTTATTTTGTGATGGGACGGAATGAGTGGAGAACAGCAGACTCTTGGCCGCTGCCGGAAACGCAGTGGCAATCCTTGTACTTTCACAGCAGCGGGAGAGCAAACACCAGCCAGGGTGATGGCGTGTTGAGTCGTGAGGCACCTTCGATCGAGCCCGCAGATACTTTTTTCTATAACCCGCTTCTGCCGGTACCAACGGTAGGTGGAAAACTGTTAGCCATGGGAGGCATGGTGCCAGGCCCGGTAGATCAAACGGTTATCGAGCGAAGGGAGGACATCCTTTGTTACAGCACGTCCGAGTTGCGTGAGGATCTTGAAGTCACAGGCCCGCTACAAATGATTTTATATGCAAGTACTACGGCCAAAGATACAGACTTTACGGCAAAGCTGACGGATGTTCAGCCAGATGGCCGCTCTCTGCTCATTGCTGAAGGAATCCAGCGAGCAAAGTACAGAGATTGGAATTATGAGGAAATACCAATTGAGCCTGGTGCTGTCATTAAATACACGATTAATTTGGGCAATACCAGTCATGTGTTTCGCAAGGGACATCGTATTCGGATTCATGTCTCGAGCAGCAATTTTCCCTTATTTGATCGAAACATGAACACGGGACATTCGATCGGAGAAGATGCGGTCGGTGTGGTGGCAGAACAAACGATTTATCATGACTCCAATTATCCATCTCATATTGAACTTCCAGTGATTCCGTAAGCATATAAACATCACAACAACAGGTTAGGAGGCGTCTATGTGGCCATAAAGTCACGTGCGTATGAAACGATAGAACAAGCTTATCGGCACAGCAAAGAAACCGTTATTGAGTGGAAAAAACAAGGCCGGCTTGCCGTCGGTTGTATAGGTTCGGATGTACCCGAGGAAGTTCTAATAGCGGGAGGTATTTTGCCGGTTCAAGTGTTCGGCAATCCAGAGGCTAACTCTCCGCTGGCAGAACAATATTTGGAGAAAGGCTTTGATCCGCTTACGGTTTCTCAGTTTGAACAAATTGTAAATGGCAGCTGCACATTTTTGGATCGTATAGTCATATCGAATTCTTCCGACGCAGTGATTCGATCCTATTATTATTTAAGGGCCATTAGAAAAATGGAACCTCACATGCCGGTGCCGCCGCTTTACTTTTTCGATTTTCTACATACCCCCTTTAGAATGAGCGGGATGTATAACCGGGACCGATTACGCGCTTTGATCCGGGAGGTCGAGGGCTGGTCAGGTAAAGAAATCAATACGCAAGCGCTTCAGGAGGCTGTATCGGTTTGTAACCGGACTAGAAGGCTGCTGCATGAACTCAACGAGCTCAGGCAGCCAACAGCCCCGAAGGTCAGCGGAACGCAAATGCTGAAGCTGATCGGTGCATCGATGGTGATGCCAAGACAGCTTTGTAATGAATTACTCGCTGAATTCCTGGAAGAAGCCAGGTCCGGAAGTGAACTGGCGGGTGTTCCCGTGTTTGTAACAGGAAGCCCTCAGGATCACACGTTTCTATATGAGGTGATTGAAGCTTGTGGGGGACTAGTCGCAGGCGAGGACCATGAGATGGGTTTTCGCCATGTGAAGGATCTCGTGGATGAGAGTGTTAATCCCATTGACGGTATTGTTGACCGCTATCATTTAAGACCTCCCGTGTCCGGCCAAGCGACGGTATCCCGGCGAGTGAAGGATCTAACGAATGCAGTGGAGCAGTCGAAAGCCGAAGCTGTTGTGTTTTATGTCCACGAGAAACATGACGCGATCTCCTGGGATTATCCCTCCCAGCGCAAAGCATTGGAGGCAAAAGGGATCTCCGTGCTGATGCTGGAGGATCAGCCCTATGGTCCGGTTCCGGAGGAAACAAAGAGGAAAATAACTCAATTCATATCTGCCGTCAAGAAGGGGGGACGTTCTTAAGATGACTGAACAAGCGAACACTGCCGCACCAGCATCCGGCTCCCGCGCGAGTGTTAAAAAGTTAAAAACAGCCGCTAGAGCCACAGCGTATCAGAAAGAATGGTTTATGGGGTTGAAGGAGAGAGTGGAATCCGGCGAACCGCTGGCTATCGTCAATGCGGATGTCCCTCAGGAAATTCTTCGAGCGATGGATATTCCCTATGTTGTCAATCAGTGGTGGTCCGCTGTCTGCTCAGCAAAGCAAATGGCCCCGTACTATCTTAATTTGTTGAATGAGTGCGGTTACCGTCAGGATTTGTGCCGCTATTGTTCGCTAGCACTAGCTGCAGCCATTGATCCGGAGCCGGAAAAAGGCCCTTGGGGCGGACTGCCTAAACCTACGGTAGCTATAACTCGATTGACTTGCGATTCCCAGGCAAAAATATTTGAACTGCTGGCCCAGGAATACGGCGTGCCCTTCTATCCTTTGGAGAATACGGTTCCTTTGCAGATCCCGGACGAATGGTGGACCAAGGCGAGAAGAAACTGGGATGAACTGTTCGAACCCCATCGTTTAGATTTAATGGTGGAGGACTTTAAAGGATTGATTCGCTTTCTGGAAACGAACACGGGCAAAACCTTCAGTGAAAGCCGTTTTAAAGAGGTCATGAAATTAGTGAATGAACAGGCGGAATACAACAAGAAAACGCGTGATCTTATAGCGCGAACCATTCCGGCTCCAGTCAGTATCACGGACACCGTACAAACCGTAATGGTGCCTCAATGGCAGCGAGGTACCGAGTGGGCTGTGGATATCGCACGCTCGCTTTACGAGGAAGTCAGTGATTTGGTAGAGCGCAAGGAGGCGGCTAACCCGAACGAGAGAATTCGCTTGGCTTGGGTGGGACGCGGCTTATGGTTCAATCTCGGATTTTATCAGCACTTCGAGGAGAAATATGGGGCATCTTTCATTTGGTCCATCTATCTTGGACTTGCAGCCGATGCTTACGCGAGATATGGTGAGGATTCTCTTCGTACCTTGGCCAGCCGTTTTGTGGGCATGGAAGACATGCTGCATATGCCGCCTTGGAATAGCGATTGGTATGTGAAGGAAGCCAAGCTGAATCAGA
This window harbors:
- a CDS encoding 2-hydroxyacyl-CoA dehydratase family protein gives rise to the protein MTEQANTAAPASGSRASVKKLKTAARATAYQKEWFMGLKERVESGEPLAIVNADVPQEILRAMDIPYVVNQWWSAVCSAKQMAPYYLNLLNECGYRQDLCRYCSLALAAAIDPEPEKGPWGGLPKPTVAITRLTCDSQAKIFELLAQEYGVPFYPLENTVPLQIPDEWWTKARRNWDELFEPHRLDLMVEDFKGLIRFLETNTGKTFSESRFKEVMKLVNEQAEYNKKTRDLIARTIPAPVSITDTVQTVMVPQWQRGTEWAVDIARSLYEEVSDLVERKEAANPNERIRLAWVGRGLWFNLGFYQHFEEKYGASFIWSIYLGLAADAYARYGEDSLRTLASRFVGMEDMLHMPPWNSDWYVKEAKLNQIDGVVHLISDSCTQGAGGTYFIKKAFEAAGIPVLQLRADPVDARSWDDSAMIKELEQFLEERVKVRA
- a CDS encoding 2-hydroxyacyl-CoA dehydratase family protein, coding for MAIKSRAYETIEQAYRHSKETVIEWKKQGRLAVGCIGSDVPEEVLIAGGILPVQVFGNPEANSPLAEQYLEKGFDPLTVSQFEQIVNGSCTFLDRIVISNSSDAVIRSYYYLRAIRKMEPHMPVPPLYFFDFLHTPFRMSGMYNRDRLRALIREVEGWSGKEINTQALQEAVSVCNRTRRLLHELNELRQPTAPKVSGTQMLKLIGASMVMPRQLCNELLAEFLEEARSGSELAGVPVFVTGSPQDHTFLYEVIEACGGLVAGEDHEMGFRHVKDLVDESVNPIDGIVDRYHLRPPVSGQATVSRRVKDLTNAVEQSKAEAVVFYVHEKHDAISWDYPSQRKALEAKGISVLMLEDQPYGPVPEETKRKITQFISAVKKGGRS
- a CDS encoding CocE/NonD family hydrolase; its protein translation is MTVHGSIQIKTDVPFEMRDGTLLRADVYKPEGAGRFPVILVRTPYNKTGFNQGLVNPLAMAQAGYAVVVQDIRGRYASDGVWERHRMFEVEALDGYDTVEQIAVQPWSSGQVGLAGGSYLTAMQWITAMASPPHLKAFSPYIGDIGTNIAPPPETGAVSFYSAANALPLTAADLVDKLEQQGENVTELRQHLDHALRDPYWVINYLPFKEIPLAQFEPIRLMLEQRLHPPTKEEILQRKRYENIRIPGMHIGGWFDQLEQAIVNNYLKVKEFGGSERAKTSQHLMIGPWDHGSVRSFLGNMEFGPTSANESELRRHIIQFYDRYLLEQEVDIPAVRYFVMGRNEWRTADSWPLPETQWQSLYFHSSGRANTSQGDGVLSREAPSIEPADTFFYNPLLPVPTVGGKLLAMGGMVPGPVDQTVIERREDILCYSTSELREDLEVTGPLQMILYASTTAKDTDFTAKLTDVQPDGRSLLIAEGIQRAKYRDWNYEEIPIEPGAVIKYTINLGNTSHVFRKGHRIRIHVSSSNFPLFDRNMNTGHSIGEDAVGVVAEQTIYHDSNYPSHIELPVIP